One window of the Salvia miltiorrhiza cultivar Shanhuang (shh) chromosome 6, IMPLAD_Smil_shh, whole genome shotgun sequence genome contains the following:
- the LOC130990454 gene encoding uncharacterized protein LOC130990454, which produces MGPKTSTTISSLEPTSNRNRLPRIGGGLTEVVIDGGVGGIVSEGGTSGGVCSGGWRASGGSGSGVDSGSGCFKCGENDHVARVCPTGGGGGRYIGGGVGSIGSEGGTFGVVAKRMETNTHLEQ; this is translated from the coding sequence ATGGGTCCAAAAACATCGACCACAATCTCGTCCTTAGAACCGACGAGTAACCGAAATCGACTGCCAAGAATTGGCGGAGGACTCACCGAAGTAGTTATCGATGGTGGTGTTGGTGGTATTGTGAGTGAAGGCGGTACATCAGGGGGTGTCTGCAGCGGAGGTTGGAGAGCTAGCGGTGGCAGCGGCAGTGGTGTTGACAGCGGCAGCGGCTGCTTCAAGTGCGGTGAGAACGACCATGTGGCAAGGGTGTGCCCGACCGGGGGTGGCGGTGGGCGGTACATCGGCGGTGGTGTTGGCAGCATTGGAAGTGAAGGCGGCACGTTTGGGGTGGTGGCGAAGAGGATGGAGACCAACACACATCTGGAGCAGTAG
- the LOC130988468 gene encoding uncharacterized protein LOC130988468 yields MMMMRAFFSYLFFLLFHFGCFTSSSHHHHHHHHPTKKRTLFSYLKRLFSSSSASHIPPPPPSIPSPSSSTRSLRLNPPLIAPLHDTDTARVDIHPCTVCGEIFQTPAFLHHHQSSKHGVSDLVDGENIVRIIFKTGWPAKTPAIHRILKIHNTPRVLARFEDHRERVRSAGTKSSRCAADGNELLRFYCTTFICSLDSAICNQQFCGACAIIRCGFSQKLDGIPTLPTGWKAHAAVPDDVEEEFGFMNVKRAMLVCRVIAGRVGTLSHDHEIDSLVGPADDELLVFSPRAILPCFVIVYTV; encoded by the coding sequence ATGATGATGATGCGCGCCTTCTTCTCCTatctcttcttcctcctcttccACTTTGGCTGCTTCACCTCCTCTTctcatcaccaccaccaccaccaccaccccaCCAAGAAACGCACCCTCTTCTCCTACCTCAAACGtctcttctcctcctcctccgcctcccACATTCCCCCGCCCCCGCCCTCCATCCCCTCCCCGTCCTCCTCCACGCGCTCCCTGCGCCTTAACCCGCCCCTCATCGCCCCCCTCCACGACACGGACACGGCACGAGTGGACATCCACCCATGCACCGTGTGCGGCGAGATCTTCCAGACCCCGGCGTTCCTGCACCACCACCAGTCCTCAAAACACGGCGTCTCCGACCTCGTCGACGGCGAGAACATCGTCCGGATCATCTTTAAAACGGGGTGGCCGGCCAAAACCCCCGCCATCCACCGCATCCTCAAGATCCACAACACCCCCAGAGTCCTCGCCCGCTTCGAGGACCACCGCGAGCGCGTCAGGTCCGCCGGAACGAAGAGCTCGAGGTGCGCCGCCGACGGCAACGAGCTGCTGAGATTCTACTGCACCACTTTCATATGCAGCCTGGATTCCGCCATCTGCAACCAGCAGTTCTGCGGCGCGTGCGCGATCATCAGGTGCGGCTTCTCGCAGAAGCTGGACGGAATCCCGACGCTCCCCACCGGCTGGAAAGCTCACGCCGCCGTGCCGGACGATGTCGAGGAGGAGTTCGGCTTCATGAATGTCAAGCGGGCTATGCTGGTCTGCCGGGTCATCGCGGGTCGGGTCGGGACCCTATCCCACGATCATGAAATCGATTCTCTGGTGGGCCCCGCCGACGACGAGTTGTTGGTCTTTAGCCCCCGGGCTATCCTTCCTTGCTTTGTCATAGTTTACACggtatag